GAAAgtaaccattaaaaaaaagttgaaatgcaaaaatctaaaaagaaaCGAAAGTTGAACATGATATCTAAGCAACTGAATGTAGTAAAAAGAACTAATAATATTGCACAAAAATGTGTCTTTTATATATACTTTAATACAGAAACATTTCTGATTTagaaacaaaacaagaaatgatgacaatataaaacaaaaaaaattagatagaaaataaaataaaatttttgagataataaaatgttacatGGTTCAAGAAAATGTAACACAAGAGACCAATTTTTTGAGACCCAATGATAAAATCTCAATTATCTTAAATGGTTAAAAATCTGCCTAAATATCAGCataaactgttttttaaatttaattttataatatcaCAATACCAAGCCATACATTTTTAAGGCATGACTATTTTAATATAGTACacacacaaaaaattatgttaaaaacaggttgtgtgttttcATGCTCTTGTAAGTACCACAAGAACTGTAACAGCtgcaaaaaaagtttccaaactaACCATAgaattcatatttttgactgactacaaaaaaatgttaaaattcttGAAGTAACAAATATTACTATTAAGAAATACATatcttattaaaactttaatgttttttttttaacgaccATTTATCTTTATCATTTGTGCACATTTATTGGAATAATGGATACTAATTTAGTTATAAATAAAGGCCTGGTGTCTTCAAGTTACAACTAGCCAGTTGTAAACTTTAGTTCTAAAGCTGAATTGAAGTTTGAGTTTTGAATGTGACAGAATGTAATCCATTATTCGTCTATTGAAATATCCTAAATTGTGATGAAATTTacaagttattaaaaaaaaatgagtacCAAGCCTTTCATCTTGAACATAAATCCCGGTATTAATGTTTCTATTCTCTAGATGtacaaaattcaataacagtttaaattttccaaatagcTACCTGTTTAATGAATGATTTTCCTCCAGTTATGTTTCTTTTGCTGTTTTTCTCCTATTTGGTATTgaactttttatttcttatctgattagaatgtaaaaaaatacagaataCTGTCAAAAATGTGAGTTTTCCAACAGCCCTTACTCAAACATTTGATTAACTCGTCCTAGATTATATTATATACCCACACATATAGGTTTTGCAaagaagatatttatttaagaattatcTCAAATATACTCTAAACGTTATAAACAAAGCGAATGGTTTAATGTTCAAACACTTCATATCAAAACTCAATTAAGCCTGTATATGTTTACTAAATTGTATTATCAAAACAAGACTTAATGAGTTGCATCATGCATTGTTAAAACCTGTTCTGAAATATAATCAGAGGTGGTTCCCTTTGCAGACCAAGCACTTTCTCGACCCAAAACCCTCGTTAAAGTGAGCGCTTGCTCGGAAGTAGATGGTGCAGACGAGAAAATGCTCCCGGCAGACGATAAAGTACCAGAAGTGGTTGTGTTTGATAAGGACACCAAAAGCCCCCAAAATGGTGATGCCAAATTGGATATCGGTAAGTGATCTTTTaggaatttatataaatacataatgCTCAGCTCATATATTCATAATTAGTATATACAGACCCATGTAAGAGTTGACTTCATTTTCTAATAAGCAATGGCTATAAGTATGTGGTACTCCTGCAGGAAAAAATGTCCTTCAACAAATTATccaaaatttgtaaagtttattaataacaaatttctaacttattcaagcaattattttaatgtatgcaataaatatataaacataattttgccTCTTGATGGTCCTCTTGAAGGCTTTCttaccatttattttttattttagaaactgTTTGGAACTTGATTAGAAATGTGTTTCTTTGACACTTTCTATCTtcatatatttacaattttgctACTAATCACCTAAGATggcaacatatttttttgttctcaaTTTTTGGCGTTTATTTTTGCGTTGGCGTCATTTTAAaagaccaaaaattatttaatttataataaactcaACTCCGATCAACCACAACTATAGTAAACACTATCGGTACGTCAGATGTacggaatatttattttattgttacacagaaaatatagtttttttaacattgcTTTTACAACAATAATGAGTTGCAAAGtatcgtaaataattttttgagagAAATTGTATGTCTGACGATAATTTTacaaaaggcaaaaaaaattgaaaataaaatcaacttATGGCAGAGGAAAATTAAAAGTCGTTTGTACAGGGGGTAACAAAAATATGAACTTATTTAGGAATCACgcgccatttttaatatttccatatattaaaaaaagatccTAATCACCTCAAAACACGCCAATTTATGTAGTAACTCTCACTTCCAAAATTAGTATACATTGATAAAAACATCCAGcaactatttcaaaaaaatctttggCGCTCTGTAGCGGTATAATGAACCAACATTGAATATAGGTAAGTTTGCTTAGAACGCCTTATTTTTagttaagtaatttttaaccAAGCGTTGTATAGTGATTCCAGGGACACTCTATGTTATACATAAATTATTGGcttttttttgctttgaacTGTTGGTTCTTGTATCAGTCTATATTTACACATTGTCAAATACTGTGAAGTGTTTcattaataatacaaaaaaatattcaatattagGATTAATACTCAGTGCGTTAGAACAGTGCCAAAcagttatttattgaaaacgaTCTTAGAACTTTCTTCATGCATGATTGGTGAGATGTTTGTATTGTTTATATccttatatattattaataatcgcacattaaataaaatatctactTGAGAATTATTTACCTATATTCTGCAAACTGTCAGTTATTTTTCACCAAGTGTAGGTTTATttatgttgttatttttatccATTTCGTATTGTTAATCATTATTAGGTTTAAAGCTTTGAAGCGTCGATTCCTCgcctcaaaattttaaacagaacTTATACACTTTACGGCCGTTTAAAGTTGCTGCAAAAAGAGcaatatatttctttgaaataacCAAAACTACCCTAACTATTTTTGTTAAACTTTGCACTGTCGACAtaagttattattatattaatctCGCGTTTTATGTCATCTTCCTTATCTTTTATTACTTCTTAACTCAAATTTCAGCTGAAGCAAAGCAGGCTTTTGTTGGGCTCACTAAGGAAGAGCTGATGAAATATGCGAACGATCCATTTTGGATACGTTTAAGATGGTTCCTCTTCGTAACGTTCTGGCTTTTATGGGCATCCATGCTCATTGgagcaattttaattatctaCGCGGCGCCGAAGTGCGATCCTCCACCACCAAGAACATGGTAAAAACCTAAATTAATCGGTTATTGGGTTATTCTCAAGTCGGCAAATTGAGGTCTGATTTGTAGCTTTCACACAATTAACTTGACTTTATGAAGGAAACTTAGTATATAGTCAGATTTACATAATGATTCACTCGTTTTTCTGATTGggaaatgtattaaatttggGGACACAAGCAAATTAAGATcttatttattgtaattgGCGAATATCCTGCTAGTACAGGTTTAGAGATATATAgacatatatattattttaaaaaattggtaaattatatatataaaaaaccTGAGTTTGGAAGCATTATTCCTAACTCTGTATTGTTCATAATTTAGGTACAACGCATTATTTCAACTCCCAGACAAACCCCTTTGTTATTTAGGTACCAACAAGGACCTTTAACTGAAGTTTCCGATAAAGCCACCCTAGAATCTCTAGACAAAAACATCCAAGGAGTTGTGATTCCGTGGACTGAAGACGTCTATGAACccctaaaaaataatccagtaGGGCTTGCCCTCTTGGAGACTGCAAATAAATTGGGTACTAAAGTAATTATCGAATTAGATTCTACAGTCTCCAACGTTTGGTTCGAGAAATCTGAGAGGAAGGATCCGGAATTTGATGGATATTATATTTGGAAACAAGGTAAAATTCAGGGTGGCAGCACTAGTGCACCTAATAATTGGGTAAGTTTGGATTTATTTCAATACACctcaataattgtttttttatgtaattctTTTTAGTTGAGTCCAAATAACGTTTCTTCCTGGAAATACTCCGACATCCGCCGCGAATACTACTACTCTCCCTTTAGCAAACCCCATTTAAATTTCCGAAACAGTTCCGTTATCAAAGAATTCAACAaagtaatcgaaattttccttGCCCTTAACGTATCAGGTATTCGTCTACGCAATGCAGCCTTTTTATTGGTTGatccaaattttgataacGAGGAGGCAAATGGCAATGTCTATCCAGGCTTAACTCTAGACCAATACAGATTTTACAAACATTCCAAGACAGAAAAC
This genomic interval from Euwallacea fornicatus isolate EFF26 chromosome 24, ASM4011564v1, whole genome shotgun sequence contains the following:
- the CD98hc gene encoding amino acid transporter heavy chain SLC3A1 isoform X1, which codes for MEKNKLEISGKTGPETVSASYKPIPEQDVEDQALSRPKTLVKVSACSEVDGADEKMLPADDKVPEVVVFDKDTKSPQNGDAKLDIAEAKQAFVGLTKEELMKYANDPFWIRLRWFLFVTFWLLWASMLIGAILIIYAAPKCDPPPPRTWYQQGPLTEVSDKATLESLDKNIQGVVIPWTEDVYEPLKNNPVGLALLETANKLGTKVIIELDSTVSNVWFEKSERKDPEFDGYYIWKQGKIQGGSTSAPNNWLSPNNVSSWKYSDIRREYYYSPFSKPHLNFRNSSVIKEFNKVIEIFLALNVSGIRLRNAAFLLVDPNFDNEEANGNVYPGLTLDQYRFYKHSKTENLQELGDLLKGWRALIRNKTETGPLMVAEQLAKVDSYKVNDSLVVDMPLQSHIFSKPVLSVNETAYSLNYTLNIEGIEWPLWKARTDALPKDVLDIITYLLPGAPLVNSSESVNPVLIKIRESPSIMRGFCGVYSLQNNTILAFIRVTPGSPGILVAVNPTERAEIANIPKEIPLLSNLQEVTVRYYSNNYNNSDFKDLGGKRTALAVPISPKSAIVLEYVPKRDE
- the CD98hc gene encoding amino acid transporter heavy chain SLC3A1 isoform X2: MIAEAKQAFVGLTKEELMKYANDPFWIRLRWFLFVTFWLLWASMLIGAILIIYAAPKCDPPPPRTWYQQGPLTEVSDKATLESLDKNIQGVVIPWTEDVYEPLKNNPVGLALLETANKLGTKVIIELDSTVSNVWFEKSERKDPEFDGYYIWKQGKIQGGSTSAPNNWLSPNNVSSWKYSDIRREYYYSPFSKPHLNFRNSSVIKEFNKVIEIFLALNVSGIRLRNAAFLLVDPNFDNEEANGNVYPGLTLDQYRFYKHSKTENLQELGDLLKGWRALIRNKTETGPLMVAEQLAKVDSYKVNDSLVVDMPLQSHIFSKPVLSVNETAYSLNYTLNIEGIEWPLWKARTDALPKDVLDIITYLLPGAPLVNSSESVNPVLIKIRESPSIMRGFCGVYSLQNNTILAFIRVTPGSPGILVAVNPTERAEIANIPKEIPLLSNLQEVTVRYYSNNYNNSDFKDLGGKRTALAVPISPKSAIVLEYVPKRDE